From Pseudomonadota bacterium:
CCTTTATCACCATAACTATCCCCCCACGAATTGCGAAGGATTAGATACCATTTTCCATCTTTTTGCTCAAGTCCCACGGCAGTAACGGCATGAGACCACCAATTGTACGTGACTGCCACTGACGAACCCAAAAGAACACAAGTGGCTGTTTCATCAAAAATATTACCAGACTCACCCAGGTCTACAGATTTGGCCAAAATCTTATGCTTGGAATAATCAGCAACACACTCTGGCTTCTTAGCATAACTGGATTTAATAGCAATATTGGGCCATAAATCTGCTCGTACTGCCCCCGTTTTTTCCATAAAAGCAACGGCATCTCCTGGCCAACCACCTTGATTACGATAGCCAGTAATAGGGCCACCCACACTTGCTGCACTAAGAATGTATGGCGATTGTCCTTGTATATATTTTACATTTCCACCAGCACATACAGCAGAATTGGCCCAACAGTAATTTGTTCCGTCTTGATCGTGACCTTCTACCTTTCCATAAATTAAAGGCATAACTCCTGCGTTAGCTTTTTTCAACGCCTCTAATCGAGCAGGCCATTCCGATCTGGGAATTACCCTCACACCAACCGCAGCTAATGTAGTGGTTCCAGGTGCTTTGCCTAAAGGATATTTCTTTAGGTCTCTAGGCATACATGACAAAAATCTTTTCTCTCCTCCAAATTCAGCAACCTTATCAGGAGGATTAAATTTTGCCCATTCCTCATCTGTAAAAACAGGTGGATTGGGCTCTTTGGCTGATGATACCGCTGGCATTGGCAGCTTAGCAAAATCAGACACAGTTTTTAATAGTGCGGTGAAATCCGCTGGCAATGGAACTACTAATTTCTTCTTGCCATTTGTTGCTACAACCGTGATGCCCTTAGCATCAGCAGGCACCATAGCTACCATTGTTTTCCATCTGTCAGGCAGGCTTTCAGCCCCCACTGACTTCGCAATAAGGCGATATGCGGGCAAGCCGTCTTCCGCCTTCTCACAGGAAGCATCCATCCAATCCCTAACTGTGCGGCTTGTCAATATTGCCACTTGGTCAGGGGTTAGGTCACGAACCACTTCTGGCGATGAGCCTGTGATTACAACATTCAACTTATTAACAGTTGGTTCCGGTGGTCCTGGTGGTGTCGGCTTAGGGCAACCCGCCAAGAGTAGCGATGCCAACAACAAACCAATTCCTAAGAATCTCAATTTCATAAAAAGTCTCCTTTTTTTACCATCTATATTATAGCTTGTTGAAAAATTATTTCAACCTATATTTTATTTTATAAATATACACAAAAAAAAGCCCCACCGATCTCTCGGCAGGGCTTCGCCTCTCTGTTTTTTATTTCTTTCCGAGTTGCACACGCAATTTGGGCTCAGTTCCAGCCGCAACCATGTCTCGTAGCTTCAAAGCACTACGTTGGAACAATTGATCCGCTTCATTGTCAGACAGCTTGTAGACCATTGTATAAATGGATTGCTCCGTACCAGTGATCTCTTTGGGGTCCACTTGCGTGAAACCAACACGAATAAGCTGCTGGATATGCATTGAAATGCCACCCCAGAATATGCCTGCATCCGAACGACCGTCTCGATGCAGAGGGGCTCCACCCTGGCATGGATTTTCGGGCACCCAAACATTGGGACGCATTCCCAAAGGAAGCACCGGACATACCCTGTCACCAACTACCATCGATGTTCTCGGTTGATAGCCAGCAATGATTTCTTCCAAACAGGTAACACTAGCGTCCACAAAACGCTCGCCTGTCTCTTCGTTCCAAACCATGAACGGATTACAGCCAGCCTTGACCTTCAAACGCTGAGCCACCAAAGAATCTACCTCTGTTGGGTCAAACGCCGCAATCAGTTCCTTGTTGGTCATCTGAAGCACTTGAGCCTCAGGAGTAATGACCATTACCGGCTGCACTTCATTAGCCAGCCTTTTCTCTTCACTTTGACTCATATACAACCCTTTCCAAAAAAAGTGTTTAAGCTCACCATTCATTATACTTCAGAAACGGCTGATGTAAACACGAATTTTTTATCGCCATACTGGTTCATCACAACTAAAACTATCAGGATCGTCAGGATTCACTTCGTGCGGCTCCCCATCATAACAATAACCACAATGTCCCTGGCATTTCGGGCATATATTGGTCCAACCTATGTTGCTCTCGTAAAGTGGAACTTGACCCGAGCCACCACAATAATCACATGTGTATTTCATTTTAAATCTCCGTAAAAAGACAGCACCCAAATAAATTGGGTGCTGCTGCGTTGAGGATTGAAATGTTTGGCCAGTGTTATAAAGCCACTACTGGTTTGGCTGCTCATACGGCCTAAAGCCGTTCCCAGAGCGGGGATTATTCAATAAAAACGAATTTTTAACTTAACCTCAATACTACTGTCTGGCTCACAACAAAACGGATTGGGAAATGCTTCCGCCCACAACACATTCTCAGAAAAATCAGTAACAAAATATCCATAAACTTTACGTTTGCCTGGGTATAGTCGCTTTGGCACATATGTCGCACCACTGGCTTCTATTGTCCAATTTGCAATACATAATTCAACCGGAGCATAGTCTTTACCCTTGGGCTCATGCAAATCCTCAATCCTAGTATGCTCTGATGGACGGTGTTCATTGGTAAATATATGCAATTTTCTCGCCAAATTGCATGTTTGCATAAGAAGATTCAGTTTTAAATTATTCGTTACTTCTATCATAATTGTGTCCAATAATATGGTAGCTTCCCATTAACAAGAATGGCTGGTTTTTCTTTCCACCCAAATCTCCCATACCATTCAAAATCTTTAAACAATAAAGCCGATCTATGACTCGAATGTAATCTAACATCCCCAAACCAAAAAGGCAACTCTATTTTGCTTCTTAAATATTTTTTGTAAAACTCTATCCAATGAGGGTAATAACGTCCCCGACTAGCTAATTCTTCCAATCCATACAAACAATATTGAGCTAATGCTGGCTCGTAACCACTCCACATCTTGCTTGCAGGATGATTGGGCCAACCACCAGTTATCAGAGTTTTTGCCTCACGATAAACCTGATTGCCTAGCCGAGAAGGATCAAGACAACATACCGATTGCTCTAAGTCAGGATATGGAAGAAACACTTGCATTGCATCAATATAATAGAAATGCTGAAATAATGCAACTAGGAAGAAATAGAATGACTATCGAATCAAGATTTATTACACAGGAGATTCAGCTTCCATACCAAACCCTTTTTTAACAATCATCCAATACACCTCACCAACATCCACGGTAGAAAGGTGGATTATACTCCCACCGTTGTTGCCATCTGAATAAAAGCCACCAATGGACATCTCAGGCTGAGATGTCCCAAGAGGCATTGCAAAAGCAGCATAGTTCTCTTCAGGCAAGGCTAATTGATAGGGAGTTCTGATAAAATATTCGCCTTGCTCAGTAGGAACTATTGAGGCAACGCCGCAAGCTACAATATTTGGGCCTTGTAATGGAACAAAGTTATTCCTTAAGTTGCCCGGACCTTTGCCACCACCATGTCTATCAACAGAACCATCACCTTTGCCTGTAACGCTACTTGCCCCCATCCTATCTCCTTTTAGCATAGATTCTAAAAGTATATAGCGTTAGTAGGTATAATTATTCATCTCGCAAGATGTATAGGACTTGATATAATTTTCAGTTGTTCACTTGTCGATTTTTTCTCTGCATATATCTTTTTAATGTTTTTATTTTGACAAGCAAAACATCTTCTTCAGAAATGCCTCTAAAACCAAAGCTGCCATCCTCATAATATAATTCAAAATATGAACCAAGCGGAAAATCCTTGAAAAATTCACCACCATAAAACCATTCTCGCCTGTTATGAAGACAACTCCATGCTACTATTGGCTTGCAACCATCACATATTTCTATAAATTTATATGCACCTATCATAATTTTTGTTCTCTAGGCTCAACGAAGGGTCATCCTTCCCAAAAATCCCGCCACTCACGTAATGCTACTGCCGACACAGATTCTATAATTTTGCTGCGATCACATGCATATAATCCAGCACATGAAAAACAACCAACTTCCATTAAACGATATTGCCCTGATTTTGTCAAACATACATCCACTACAAATACAGATTCAGGATTGTATTTAGATGCTATTAAATTGGCAAAATCAACCGCCTCTTGAGGATAAGTTGCATCTACATCAAAACGCTCATTCTCCCGGTATTGACTCCCCGCTACCACCACACCATCCACAACAACAAACCTCCACTCAAATTGTATGTTGCGAGGCTCTGAAACCACCACTAATTCAAATGGCTCAATCTGATTAAATCCAAAATATTCTACATCCTTCTCATAGCTTTCTTTGTAAACAGCCTTGCCAGTAAAAATTTTATCGCCACGATTCGGTCGCATAAAGATCGTTCGATCACAACCTACATGTTCATATAAAAACTCTTTTTGACGCAAAAGCTCCGCATAAGGCAGCATTATGTAATTCTCTTGCAATAAATATTTGCCTAATGCCGCATAGTACGACGTACAATCATATTTTGGCACATCGTAATACACCCCAGGAACCCAATTCGCCTGCTTGCGAATGCTTTTTCCTAATCCTAAAGAACCATAGAAAAGCACAGGAGTATTTTCTGGAAACAAATGAAGAAACTCCGTTTTCTCACACGGAATTTGCTTGATGATCTTATGCGGAAAACCTTGT
This genomic window contains:
- a CDS encoding ATP-grasp domain-containing protein yields the protein MNKKTLFAEESTLHYLIEDDAFPEDVQPFIDAVKAQGFPHKIIKQIPCEKTEFLHLFPENTPVLFYGSLGLGKSIRKQANWVPGVYYDVPKYDCTSYYAALGKYLLQENYIMLPYAELLRQKEFLYEHVGCDRTIFMRPNRGDKIFTGKAVYKESYEKDVEYFGFNQIEPFELVVVSEPRNIQFEWRFVVVDGVVVAGSQYRENERFDVDATYPQEAVDFANLIASKYNPESVFVVDVCLTKSGQYRLMEVGCFSCAGLYACDRSKIIESVSAVALREWRDFWEG